The Candidatus Binatia bacterium genomic interval CAGAGCATCCAGACCAAGGTCATCTCGGGGACTGAAAAGACGTTTTATATGCTCCGGATCCTCGAAAATGACATGACCATCATGATCCCCACGGAGAATGTCGCCTCCGTTGGGTTACGGCGAATCATCGGCAAGGACATGGTCGGCAAGGTTTACAAGATCTTGCGCGAACGCCGAGTCGAGATCGACCAACAGACATGGAACCGCCGCTACCGTGAGTATACCGAAAAGATCAAGACCGGTTCAGTTCTTGAGATCGCTGCGGTTTTGCGTGATCTTTTCGTACTCAAAGGAGATAAGGAGCTGTCCTTTGGCGAGCGCAAGATGCTCGATACCGCTCGCAATCTTCTGGTGAAGGAGCTTTCCATTG includes:
- a CDS encoding CarD family transcriptional regulator, which encodes MFKIGEKVVYPAHGVGVIQSIQTKVISGTEKTFYMLRILENDMTIMIPTENVASVGLRRIIGKDMVGKVYKILRERRVEIDQQTWNRRYREYTEKIKTGSVLEIAAVLRDLFVLKGDKELSFGERKMLDTARNLLVKELSIARSHSEEKIMEELSDIFAH